A genomic window from Antedon mediterranea chromosome 4, ecAntMedi1.1, whole genome shotgun sequence includes:
- the LOC140047703 gene encoding alpha-N-acetylneuraminide alpha-2,8-sialyltransferase-like translates to MIKEECAALKIGYNELQNKKDKSKFIAYIKQYQSYLWISGFTSLKSFEYTKLAMRTIRRSDMKLKILLLGHPTHWYAMSKFLSNRGLNASYASTGAYWLSSALTMCDKVNLYGFWPFSTDQNGKPLNYHYYENSAPLVEKIIKVHRFDQEFSIIIDLHMKGIIQLHVDKCKC, encoded by the exons ATGATAAAAGAAGAATGCGCTGCATTGAAAATTGG gtATAATGAACTACAAAACAAGAAAGATAAATCAAAGTTTATCGCTTATATTAAGCAATATCAAAGTTACTTATGGATTTCTGGATTCACCTCCCTAAAGAGTTTTGAGTACACCAAGCTGGCCATGCGTACTATCAGAAGAAGTGACATGAAGCTAAAGATACTATTATTAGGCCATCCAACACACTGGTATGCGATGAGCAAGTTCTTGTCTAATCGAGGCCTTAATGCTTCATATGCATCAACTG GTGCATATTGGCTTAGTTCAGCATTGACGATGTGTGATAAAGTAAATCTTTATGGATTTTGGCCGTTCAGCACTGACCAGAATGGAAAGCCACTAAATTACCATTATTATGAAAATAGTGCACCGCTTGTAGAGAAGATTATTAAAGTGCATCGCTTCGATCAAGAATTTTCTATTATCATAGACTTACATATGAAAGGAATTATACAATTACATGTCGATAAATGTAAATGTTGA